The Micromonospora sp. WMMD961 genome has a segment encoding these proteins:
- a CDS encoding SDR family oxidoreductase yields MPTYAVTGATGRLGRLVIGQLLDSGVPAAEIAAIVRSPEKAADLAARGVEIRKANYDDPSTLPGAVAGVRRLLLISGDTPGQRVPQHTAVVDAAKLAGVERLVYTSILKADSTTNPLAPEHKATEEVLAASGLTYTVLRNGWYTENYTDQLPQYLGSGTILGATGGSKISAATRADYAAAAVAALTREEAGNAVYELGGTPFTFDELAEAVTEVTGTPVAHRDLSAAELASALENVGLDAGTAGFVAALDNSIAIGELVTDSDDLSRLIGRPSTPLRDAIRAAQA; encoded by the coding sequence ATGCCCACCTACGCCGTGACCGGCGCCACCGGCCGCCTGGGCCGCCTGGTGATCGGGCAGTTGCTCGACAGCGGCGTACCGGCCGCCGAGATCGCCGCCATCGTCCGCAGCCCGGAGAAGGCCGCCGACCTGGCCGCGCGCGGGGTCGAGATCCGTAAGGCGAACTACGACGACCCGTCGACCCTGCCCGGCGCCGTAGCCGGCGTACGCCGTCTGCTGCTCATCTCCGGCGACACCCCCGGTCAGCGCGTCCCGCAGCACACCGCGGTCGTCGACGCCGCCAAGCTCGCCGGGGTCGAACGGCTGGTCTACACCAGCATCCTGAAGGCGGACTCCACCACGAACCCCCTCGCCCCGGAGCACAAGGCCACCGAGGAGGTCCTCGCCGCGTCCGGCCTGACCTACACAGTGCTGCGCAACGGCTGGTACACCGAGAACTACACCGACCAGCTGCCGCAGTACCTGGGGTCCGGCACCATCCTCGGCGCCACCGGCGGCAGCAAGATCTCCGCCGCGACCCGGGCCGACTACGCGGCTGCCGCGGTGGCCGCGCTGACCCGCGAGGAGGCCGGCAACGCCGTCTACGAGCTGGGCGGCACCCCGTTCACCTTCGACGAGCTCGCCGAGGCCGTCACGGAGGTGACCGGCACCCCGGTCGCCCACCGAGACCTGTCCGCCGCCGAGCTTGCCTCGGCGCTGGAGAACGTCGGCCTCGACGCGGGCACGGCCGGATTCGTCGCCGCACTCGACAACTCGATCGCGATCGGCGAGCTGGTGACCGACAGCGACGACCTCAGCCGTCTGATCGGGCGCCCGAGCACCCCGCTGCGTGACGCCATCCGGGCCGCGCAGGCCTGA
- a CDS encoding helix-turn-helix domain-containing protein codes for MPAQDPAGPTQEFVSDVFARGCTSRAAFEDVTSKWASLALLALGEGRYRFNALRRRIDGVSERMLSQTLQTLERDGMLTREVLTAIPPRVEYSLTPLGARVAEQLRGLADLLEASVPEVQAARDTRERDRS; via the coding sequence ATGCCCGCCCAGGACCCGGCGGGGCCTACCCAGGAATTCGTCAGCGATGTCTTCGCCCGAGGGTGCACCTCCCGGGCGGCCTTCGAGGACGTCACCTCGAAGTGGGCCTCGCTGGCCCTGTTGGCGCTCGGCGAGGGTCGCTACCGGTTCAACGCCCTGCGTCGCCGGATCGACGGGGTCAGCGAGCGGATGCTCTCCCAGACCCTGCAGACACTCGAACGTGACGGCATGCTCACCCGCGAGGTGCTCACCGCGATCCCACCCCGCGTCGAATACTCGCTGACGCCCCTCGGCGCTCGGGTCGCCGAACAACTACGCGGCCTCGCCGACCTGCTGGAGGCATCGGTGCCCGAGGTGCAGGCCGCCCGCGACACCCGCGAGCGCGACCGGAGCTAG